A section of the Asticcacaulis sp. EMRT-3 genome encodes:
- a CDS encoding DUF4112 domain-containing protein: MLARTHGDILKIYDSVDTVKRLSDRIIGIGPINIIGLDGILSWFPGIGIIYSVGASLFLLGQGLRARVSPTTLGFSLIILIANDLPEAFALLPVIGEMGALINTLFQGHLYAAHIIQKDIDRTIYIETSAAHARRSGSHTQNVAALRATKGKKRIVYLG, from the coding sequence ATGCTGGCACGCACGCACGGGGATATTCTTAAAATCTACGACTCTGTCGATACCGTCAAGCGCTTGTCGGACCGGATTATCGGCATCGGCCCGATCAATATCATCGGTCTGGATGGCATTCTGTCGTGGTTTCCCGGCATCGGCATCATTTACAGCGTCGGGGCGTCGCTGTTTCTGCTGGGGCAGGGCTTAAGGGCGCGCGTCAGCCCCACAACCCTGGGCTTTTCGCTGATTATCCTCATCGCCAACGACCTGCCGGAAGCCTTCGCCTTGCTGCCGGTGATCGGTGAGATGGGGGCGCTGATCAACACCCTGTTTCAGGGACATCTCTATGCCGCCCATATAATTCAGAAGGACATCGACCGCACGATCTATATCGAAACGAGCGCTGCCCATGCCCGCCGCAGTGGCAGCCACACGCAGAATGTGGCGGCCTTGCGCGCCACCAAGGGCAAGAAACGCATCGTCTATCTGGGTTAG
- a CDS encoding thioredoxin family protein: MNPVVSHEDWLEARKALLAEEKALTRQLDSLRARRLKLPWVKLDKLYIFDTPGGPKTLADLFAGRSQLLIQHFMFSPDWEDGCTGCSLGADHINGIFTHLEHHDVKFAAVSRAPLAKISAFKKRMGWDFDWVSSGDSDFNYDFNVSFREGQPITYNYRDEPFMMEDLPGLSAFYKDEDGQIYHTYSCFARGTELAGGLFGLLDISPKGRNEEGGMMDWLRLRDSYEDAPKACGCGGPN, encoded by the coding sequence ATGAATCCGGTTGTATCGCATGAAGACTGGCTGGAGGCGCGTAAGGCGCTGCTGGCCGAGGAAAAAGCCCTGACGCGCCAGCTTGATTCTTTGCGCGCCAGACGGCTGAAACTGCCGTGGGTGAAGCTCGACAAACTTTATATTTTCGATACGCCGGGCGGACCGAAAACCCTGGCCGACCTCTTCGCCGGGCGCAGCCAGTTGCTGATCCAGCACTTCATGTTTTCGCCAGATTGGGAGGACGGCTGCACGGGCTGTTCGCTGGGCGCCGACCATATCAACGGCATCTTCACCCATCTGGAGCATCACGACGTTAAGTTCGCCGCCGTATCGCGCGCGCCTCTGGCAAAAATCTCGGCCTTCAAAAAGCGCATGGGCTGGGATTTCGACTGGGTATCCAGCGGAGACAGCGACTTCAACTACGATTTCAACGTCTCGTTCCGCGAAGGTCAGCCCATCACCTATAATTACCGCGACGAACCGTTCATGATGGAAGACCTGCCCGGTTTAAGCGCCTTTTACAAGGACGAGGACGGACAGATTTACCACACTTATTCGTGCTTTGCGCGCGGCACCGAACTGGCGGGCGGTCTGTTCGGCCTGCTCGACATCAGCCCCAAGGGCCGCAATGAAGAGGGCGGTATGATGGACTGGCTGCGCCTGCGCGACAGCTATGAGGACGCGCCCAAGGCGTGCGGATGCGGCGGCCCAAACTGA
- a CDS encoding MmcQ/YjbR family DNA-binding protein yields MTSEQANAFCAALPASLHVVQWGGADVWKVGNADRAKVYAICRMEGDHFTASFKVSDMGFEVLRDHPDCRPAPYLASRGMKWIQYYRGDEMRGDDLLGLLAASHDIVAAGLPKKTRAALGLPI; encoded by the coding sequence ATGACGTCCGAACAGGCCAATGCCTTCTGCGCTGCCTTGCCCGCCAGCCTGCATGTGGTGCAGTGGGGCGGGGCCGATGTCTGGAAGGTGGGCAATGCGGACAGGGCCAAGGTCTATGCTATTTGTCGCATGGAGGGTGACCACTTCACCGCCAGTTTCAAGGTGTCGGACATGGGTTTCGAAGTTCTGCGCGATCATCCCGATTGCCGTCCGGCCCCTTATCTTGCGTCGCGCGGCATGAAGTGGATTCAGTATTATCGCGGCGATGAGATGCGCGGCGACGACCTGCTGGGGCTGCTGGCTGCTTCGCACGACATTGTGGCGGCGGGTTTGCCGAAAAAGACGCGGGCAGCGCTGGGGCTGCCGATCTGA
- a CDS encoding DUF3617 family protein, with protein MALRAYHALWLGLLMLAACQQKAEPVVPQAASDAASSSSASQASPQASEAVSSSSVSETSAIGPLGQKPGLWKLTQTLPQTESTWISSICISAEQGERLAMIGQDLLGKPEMSRLSCTRRGVVGGQGKADVDTVCEVNDTTLTSHIHADIIGHKVFHQTVETRYSPAFAGHGDQVTVTDAAWQGPCPAGMKPGDYIDHDGVHSKVADVLAKFR; from the coding sequence ATGGCGTTGCGCGCATACCATGCCCTGTGGCTTGGCCTGCTGATGCTGGCCGCCTGTCAGCAGAAGGCGGAACCTGTGGTGCCTCAGGCGGCGTCGGACGCGGCATCGTCGTCGTCTGCCTCTCAGGCCAGCCCGCAGGCGTCTGAGGCGGTGTCATCTTCATCTGTATCCGAGACTTCGGCCATTGGCCCGCTGGGGCAAAAGCCGGGGCTTTGGAAGCTGACCCAAACCCTGCCGCAGACGGAATCGACCTGGATTTCCAGCATCTGCATCAGTGCCGAACAGGGCGAAAGACTGGCCATGATCGGTCAGGATCTGCTCGGCAAGCCGGAAATGTCGCGCTTGAGCTGCACGCGGCGCGGTGTTGTGGGCGGGCAGGGCAAGGCGGATGTCGATACGGTGTGCGAGGTCAATGACACCACCCTGACCAGCCATATCCACGCCGACATCATCGGCCATAAGGTTTTTCACCAGACGGTCGAGACGCGCTATAGCCCCGCCTTTGCCGGTCATGGCGATCAGGTGACCGTGACCGATGCCGCCTGGCAGGGGCCCTGTCCTGCGGGCATGAAACCGGGCGACTATATCGACCACGACGGCGTACATTCAAAGGTAGCGGACGTGCTGGCCAAATTCCGTTAA
- a CDS encoding endonuclease/exonuclease/phosphatase family protein produces MALCALALALLCLSDPHQTALYILDIFTLPILTMTVIMTVGLLIARQRAAFAIGLLATVLLLVAVWPQAVIRPLPASAAATPLRIVFANIYFRNPHPERLRTFAESQKADIVVTVETTPRIWERLQVAFADYPYRSKQGEVAIFSRLPFAQAPVHDGGHIAHVRFDTPAGPMRLVAAHLDHPDSHRQPKQPSLQDRLRQVLTTTGSDDTVLVGDFNSDMSGYWLKGLAHDFRLKALAAPFGTWPSILPGILRLNLDNGFAGRHYSLSGRVVGPLDGSDHRPIAFEVRRAA; encoded by the coding sequence ATGGCCCTCTGTGCCTTGGCTCTGGCGCTTTTGTGCCTGAGCGATCCGCATCAGACCGCGCTGTACATACTCGACATCTTCACCCTGCCGATCCTGACCATGACGGTGATCATGACCGTGGGCCTGCTGATCGCCCGGCAGCGCGCAGCCTTCGCCATCGGCCTGCTGGCCACGGTGCTTCTGCTGGTCGCCGTCTGGCCACAGGCCGTCATCCGCCCCCTGCCCGCTTCTGCCGCCGCCACACCGTTACGCATCGTCTTTGCCAATATCTATTTCCGCAATCCCCACCCGGAACGCCTGCGCACCTTCGCCGAAAGTCAGAAGGCCGACATCGTGGTGACGGTCGAAACCACACCGCGTATCTGGGAGCGACTGCAAGTGGCCTTTGCTGACTATCCCTATCGCAGCAAACAGGGCGAGGTGGCCATTTTCTCACGCCTTCCGTTTGCGCAAGCCCCCGTTCATGACGGCGGCCATATCGCCCATGTCCGCTTCGATACACCGGCGGGGCCGATGAGACTGGTCGCCGCCCATCTGGATCACCCGGACAGCCATCGCCAGCCGAAACAGCCGAGCCTGCAAGATCGTCTGCGTCAGGTGTTGACCACGACAGGCAGCGACGATACCGTGCTGGTCGGTGATTTCAACAGCGATATGAGCGGCTACTGGCTCAAAGGTCTGGCGCATGATTTCAGGCTGAAGGCGCTGGCCGCCCCCTTTGGCACCTGGCCTTCCATCCTGCCCGGCATTTTGCGCCTCAATCTCGATAACGGCTTTGCTGGCCGTCATTACAGCCTGTCAGGCCGCGTCGTTGGCCCGCTTGACGGCTCAGATCACCGCCCCATCGCCTTTGAGGTCAGGCGCGCTGCCTAG
- the ung gene encoding uracil-DNA glycosylase: protein MTGIKLDDGWKALLEGEFSKPYMVQLKAFLQAEQAAGKRIFPRGADYFRALDLTPPDKVRVVILGQDPYHGEGQAHGLSFSVRPGVRIPPSLVNIYKELHSDLGIERPAHGFLESWAQQGVLLLNAVLSVEMGMAASHQGRGWELFTDAVIRAVNDLPQPVVFILWGAYAQKKAGFVDTSRHLVIKSPHPSPLSAHNGFFGSRPFSRANAFLASKGLPEIDWQVPETVKAD from the coding sequence ATGACGGGTATTAAGCTGGATGACGGCTGGAAAGCCCTGCTTGAGGGCGAGTTTTCCAAACCCTATATGGTTCAGCTCAAGGCCTTTCTTCAGGCCGAACAGGCGGCGGGCAAGCGGATCTTCCCGCGCGGTGCCGATTATTTCCGCGCGCTTGATCTGACCCCGCCCGACAAGGTGCGCGTGGTGATTTTAGGTCAGGATCCCTATCATGGCGAAGGGCAGGCGCACGGCCTGTCCTTTTCCGTCAGGCCCGGCGTGCGCATCCCGCCGTCGCTTGTCAATATCTACAAGGAATTGCACAGCGATCTCGGCATCGAGCGTCCGGCGCACGGCTTTCTGGAATCGTGGGCGCAGCAGGGGGTTTTACTGCTCAATGCCGTATTGAGTGTCGAGATGGGCATGGCCGCCTCGCATCAGGGCCGGGGATGGGAACTGTTCACCGATGCGGTGATCCGCGCCGTCAATGACCTGCCGCAGCCGGTGGTTTTTATTCTGTGGGGCGCCTATGCCCAGAAAAAGGCCGGTTTTGTTGATACCTCACGTCATCTTGTCATCAAAAGCCCGCACCCTTCGCCCCTGTCGGCGCATAACGGCTTTTTCGGCAGTCGGCCCTTTTCGCGCGCCAATGCGTTTCTGGCGTCGAAGGGTCTGCCCGAAATCGACTGGCAGGTGCCCGAAACGGTAAAAGCGGATTGA
- a CDS encoding glycoside hydrolase family 5 protein: protein MKLLPILLAFLLWCLPVWPVAAQVAMPLHTGLIEGRAAILDAHGARVRLKAVNWYGAESAALVVGGLDRQPLAAIAKLIKSRGFNAVRLPWCNEMVERNPVVSDARVAANPHLKGQHVLAVYDAVVKALTAQGLMVVLDNHRSRGDWCCDAAHGDGLWYTSLYPEQAWLADWQSMAGRYRANPLVIAAELRNEIRSDATLGTTPNWGSGDRATDWRLAAQRGAEAVLKANPNLLIIVGTPDYQTDLSPVRDHPLVLTVPHRLVYAAHDYAWDRSAGELADPLAFEVGSWQRWDFVREGGHPYTAPVFISEWGGCLQGVCAPDRAAFVRAFMQYQRASRIDWAYWPLNGVQMTGYGRTNGALEGYGLLKPDWSGWADPALVAQLTGQ, encoded by the coding sequence GTGAAGCTTTTGCCCATCCTGTTGGCCTTCCTGTTGTGGTGCCTGCCTGTCTGGCCGGTGGCGGCGCAGGTGGCCATGCCCCTGCATACCGGTTTGATCGAAGGGCGGGCGGCTATTCTCGATGCGCATGGTGCGCGCGTCAGGCTGAAGGCCGTCAACTGGTACGGCGCGGAATCAGCGGCGCTGGTCGTGGGCGGGCTGGATCGTCAGCCGCTGGCTGCGATTGCCAAACTGATCAAAAGCCGTGGTTTCAATGCCGTGCGCCTGCCGTGGTGCAATGAGATGGTCGAGCGCAATCCCGTGGTGAGTGATGCGCGGGTGGCCGCTAATCCGCACCTGAAGGGCCAGCATGTGCTGGCGGTCTATGATGCCGTGGTGAAGGCCCTGACCGCTCAGGGGCTGATGGTGGTGCTCGATAATCACCGCAGCCGGGGCGACTGGTGCTGCGATGCGGCGCATGGCGACGGCCTGTGGTACACGTCGCTCTATCCCGAGCAGGCGTGGCTGGCCGATTGGCAGAGCATGGCGGGGCGTTACCGCGCCAATCCGCTGGTTATCGCCGCCGAACTGCGCAACGAAATCCGTTCCGACGCCACATTGGGCACCACGCCCAACTGGGGCAGCGGCGACCGCGCCACCGACTGGCGGCTGGCGGCGCAGCGCGGGGCTGAGGCGGTGCTGAAAGCCAATCCGAACCTGCTGATCATTGTCGGCACACCCGATTACCAGACCGATCTGTCGCCCGTGCGCGATCATCCGCTTGTTTTGACGGTGCCGCACCGGCTGGTCTATGCGGCGCACGACTATGCCTGGGACCGTTCGGCGGGCGAACTGGCCGATCCTCTGGCCTTCGAGGTGGGATCGTGGCAGCGCTGGGATTTCGTGCGCGAAGGCGGCCACCCCTATACAGCGCCCGTGTTTATCAGCGAATGGGGCGGCTGCCTTCAGGGCGTGTGCGCGCCTGACCGGGCCGCTTTTGTGCGCGCCTTTATGCAGTATCAGCGCGCCTCGCGCATCGACTGGGCCTACTGGCCGCTCAATGGCGTGCAGATGACGGGCTATGGCCGCACGAACGGCGCGCTGGAAGGCTATGGCCTGCTGAAGCCCGACTGGAGCGGCTGGGCCGATCCGGCGCTGGTGGCGCAACTGACCGGACAATAG
- the rlmJ gene encoding 23S rRNA (adenine(2030)-N(6))-methyltransferase RlmJ has product MNYRHGFHAGNFADLAKHAAVLTLLRTLRTGAPLLVVDTHAGAGGYDLSDPDFARSKEAEAGIQALLSGTVPDSLRPLADYVRARNVRAGFKNRIGFYPGSPLLVLDHLRAGDDYVGCELRDDDFNWLQREIAARGAAVKQDGYAVAVAATEDEKALFYLIDPPFERPDDYARITACVRDVLTVRPDACLLIWLPLKDLETFDAWLRGMEREVIDTDMTPQPVMAVAEIRLRPLWNPMKMNGCALAVVNPPEGFTDQLAVIASDVAHVFGEAGAEGRVRLF; this is encoded by the coding sequence ATGAACTATCGCCACGGCTTCCATGCCGGTAATTTCGCTGATCTGGCCAAGCACGCGGCTGTGCTGACCCTGTTGCGCACCCTGCGCACCGGCGCGCCCCTGCTGGTGGTCGATACCCATGCCGGCGCAGGTGGTTATGATCTGTCCGACCCCGATTTCGCCCGCTCGAAAGAGGCCGAGGCCGGGATTCAGGCGCTGTTGAGCGGCACTGTGCCCGACAGCTTAAGGCCGCTGGCCGATTATGTGCGCGCCCGCAATGTCCGGGCGGGTTTTAAGAACCGCATCGGCTTCTATCCCGGTTCGCCCCTGCTGGTGCTCGATCATTTGCGCGCCGGTGATGACTATGTTGGCTGCGAACTGCGCGACGATGATTTCAACTGGCTGCAAAGAGAGATTGCGGCGCGCGGCGCGGCGGTGAAGCAGGATGGCTATGCGGTGGCCGTGGCCGCCACCGAGGACGAGAAGGCGCTGTTTTACCTGATTGATCCGCCGTTCGAGCGCCCGGATGACTATGCGCGCATCACGGCCTGCGTGCGCGATGTGCTGACCGTCCGGCCGGATGCCTGCCTGCTGATCTGGTTGCCGCTGAAAGACCTTGAGACGTTCGATGCCTGGCTGCGCGGAATGGAGCGCGAGGTGATCGACACCGATATGACGCCGCAGCCCGTCATGGCCGTGGCCGAAATCCGCCTGCGCCCTCTGTGGAACCCGATGAAGATGAACGGCTGCGCCCTGGCCGTGGTTAATCCGCCGGAAGGATTCACCGATCAGTTGGCCGTGATTGCCTCGGATGTGGCGCATGTTTTCGGCGAGGCGGGCGCTGAGGGACGGGTGCGGCTGTTTTAA
- a CDS encoding YafY family protein, whose protein sequence is MTRATRLLDLLQLLRRHRYPVSGAELARELDISLRTLYRDIAALQAQGAHIEGEPGVGYVLRPGYMLPPLMLSPEELEALVLGTSWVADRGDARLGEAAQNALTKIVAVLPKDMANALDSTGLMVVPSWSRPATQVDLGDIRASIRAECRVLLRYVDLKEQASQRVVWPIALGFFEHVRIVVVWCELRQAFRHLRADRIMAWEPLAERYPKRRFALMKAWKSEREAEQAHCEAGMTKTALKAVSVA, encoded by the coding sequence ATGACGCGCGCCACACGCCTGCTCGATCTGTTGCAACTGTTGCGCCGCCACCGCTATCCGGTATCGGGGGCCGAGCTGGCGCGCGAACTGGACATATCGCTGCGCACCCTTTACCGCGACATCGCCGCGCTTCAGGCGCAGGGCGCGCACATCGAAGGCGAACCGGGCGTCGGCTACGTGCTGCGGCCCGGCTATATGTTGCCGCCGCTCATGCTGTCGCCGGAGGAACTGGAGGCGCTGGTTCTGGGCACAAGCTGGGTGGCTGATCGTGGCGATGCGCGCCTCGGCGAAGCGGCGCAGAACGCGCTCACCAAGATTGTCGCTGTTTTGCCGAAAGACATGGCTAATGCGCTCGATTCCACCGGCCTGATGGTGGTGCCGAGCTGGTCGCGCCCGGCCACCCAGGTCGATCTCGGCGACATCCGCGCCTCGATCCGCGCCGAATGCCGTGTATTGCTGCGCTATGTCGATCTCAAGGAGCAAGCCAGCCAGCGCGTCGTCTGGCCGATTGCGCTTGGCTTTTTCGAGCATGTGCGCATTGTGGTGGTGTGGTGCGAACTGCGTCAGGCTTTCCGTCACCTGCGCGCCGACCGCATCATGGCGTGGGAGCCGCTGGCGGAACGCTATCCGAAGCGCCGCTTCGCCCTGATGAAGGCCTGGAAGAGCGAGCGCGAAGCCGAACAGGCGCATTGCGAGGCGGGCATGACGAAAACCGCGCTGAAAGCCGTCAGTGTGGCGTAA
- a CDS encoding DUF1003 domain-containing protein, whose product MTDDLKTEIDAPLADQIEDAQLEAMGENLAIAKAKSVRLIDAITGQALKKKDAVRFDDLRPTLADFIRLQHPGIGRDDYVGRKVLDDYRGRYIAELLKDERGELSNLEDEVIESLKTHDTLAENIEEDYEDNRAFGDRVADLVATFGGSWTFILSFCFFLVVWMGINVWLGARHAFDVYPFILLNLILSTIAALQAPVIMMSQRRQEEKDRLRANNDYKVNLKAELEIRHLHEKVDHLLNRQWERLTEIQQIQIEMMLEQAKTPNRVIKVRKVVKRKARKPARATAATASDQVEG is encoded by the coding sequence ATGACGGATGATCTGAAAACTGAAATCGACGCGCCTCTGGCCGATCAGATCGAAGACGCACAGCTTGAGGCTATGGGGGAAAATCTCGCCATTGCCAAGGCCAAGTCGGTGCGTCTGATCGATGCCATTACGGGTCAGGCGCTTAAGAAAAAGGACGCCGTGCGCTTTGACGACCTGCGCCCGACCCTGGCCGACTTTATCCGCCTTCAGCATCCCGGCATTGGCCGCGACGACTATGTGGGGCGCAAGGTGCTCGATGATTATCGCGGACGTTATATCGCCGAACTGCTGAAAGACGAACGCGGCGAACTGTCCAATCTTGAGGACGAGGTGATCGAAAGCCTCAAGACACACGATACCCTGGCTGAAAATATCGAAGAGGATTACGAAGACAACCGCGCCTTTGGTGATCGCGTCGCCGATCTGGTGGCCACCTTTGGCGGTAGCTGGACGTTTATTCTGTCCTTCTGCTTTTTTCTGGTCGTCTGGATGGGGATCAATGTCTGGCTGGGCGCCCGCCATGCCTTCGATGTCTATCCGTTCATTCTGCTCAACCTGATCCTGTCCACCATCGCCGCCTTGCAGGCGCCGGTGATCATGATGAGCCAGCGCCGTCAGGAAGAAAAAGACCGGCTGCGCGCCAATAACGATTACAAGGTCAATCTCAAGGCCGAACTGGAAATCCGTCACCTGCATGAAAAGGTCGATCACCTGCTCAACCGCCAGTGGGAGCGCCTGACCGAAATCCAGCAGATCCAGATTGAAATGATGCTTGAACAGGCCAAGACGCCCAACCGGGTGATCAAGGTGCGCAAGGTGGTCAAGCGCAAGGCCAGAAAACCTGCCCGCGCCACAGCCGCGACTGCCTCGGATCAGGTGGAGGGCTGA
- a CDS encoding homoserine dehydrogenase → MSVLVVKFGGSVLTSESALQRAVAEIYRYVRDADKVIAVVSAFKGQTDQLMRLAGSYTQASISSATPHLVATGEMHAATLLAMACERSGIVTRFRSAYEIGLVADGEHLNANPIAIKAEVLTRDLDSVDLVVVPGYVAENAAGEPVLLGRGGSDMTAVYIGQALGAPVRLIKDVDAVYDADPATVGASARPYEGLSWDEALKIAFPVVQGKAMRYAADQGMEVAVAGLAKGYQTTLGAPTKLRNYPVMTRRIRLAVMGAGGVGAKFLERCLEWSDLIEVVRVLVRDPAKRRDHPLAAVFTSDARSFVGADVDVFVDIGTGVSPSAELLEGFLKAGVSVTSANKQAMAAAGDRLRAAAKATGARLTYSASVGGGAPVIEALTRAAKAHKIKGFSGVLNGTSNFVIDQVEAGKTFDAAMDEARRLGFAEPDSTADLDGTDVGAKLKLLREIAFPGETPTHIEVGAITEESLVIPAGKGLRYVARCNRTDKGLEASMKLEVLDADHYLVGARGEQNRAIIELENGETWYVTGKGAGAWPTTEALLADVLQIAREQPLKP, encoded by the coding sequence ATGTCCGTTCTCGTCGTCAAATTTGGTGGTTCTGTCCTGACCTCGGAAAGCGCACTTCAGCGCGCCGTGGCCGAGATTTACCGCTATGTGCGTGACGCCGACAAGGTGATCGCGGTGGTTTCGGCCTTCAAAGGCCAGACCGATCAGCTCATGCGGCTGGCCGGCTCTTATACGCAGGCCTCGATCTCATCGGCCACGCCGCATCTGGTGGCGACCGGCGAAATGCACGCCGCCACCTTGCTGGCGATGGCCTGTGAGCGTTCAGGCATCGTGACGCGCTTTCGCTCGGCCTATGAAATCGGGCTGGTGGCCGATGGCGAGCACCTCAATGCCAATCCGATAGCCATCAAGGCCGAGGTGCTGACGCGCGATCTCGACAGCGTCGATCTGGTGGTGGTGCCGGGCTATGTGGCCGAAAACGCGGCGGGCGAACCGGTCTTGCTGGGCCGCGGCGGTTCGGACATGACGGCAGTCTATATTGGTCAGGCGCTCGGCGCGCCGGTGCGGCTGATCAAGGATGTCGATGCGGTCTATGACGCCGATCCGGCCACGGTCGGCGCTTCGGCGCGTCCTTACGAGGGCTTAAGCTGGGACGAGGCGCTGAAAATCGCCTTCCCGGTGGTGCAGGGCAAGGCCATGCGCTACGCCGCCGATCAGGGCATGGAAGTCGCCGTGGCCGGTCTGGCCAAGGGTTATCAGACCACACTCGGCGCGCCCACCAAACTGCGCAACTACCCGGTGATGACGCGCCGCATCCGTCTGGCCGTGATGGGCGCGGGCGGGGTGGGGGCGAAATTCCTCGAACGCTGCCTGGAATGGAGCGACCTGATCGAGGTGGTGCGCGTGCTGGTGCGCGATCCGGCTAAGCGCCGCGATCATCCGCTGGCGGCGGTTTTCACGTCGGATGCGCGGTCGTTTGTGGGGGCGGATGTCGATGTGTTTGTCGATATTGGCACGGGCGTCTCGCCCTCGGCCGAACTGCTCGAAGGCTTCCTGAAGGCCGGTGTCAGCGTCACCTCGGCCAACAAGCAGGCGATGGCGGCGGCGGGTGACAGATTACGCGCAGCGGCGAAAGCGACGGGCGCGCGCCTGACCTATTCGGCCAGCGTCGGCGGCGGCGCACCGGTCATCGAAGCCCTGACGCGCGCCGCGAAAGCCCACAAGATCAAAGGCTTTTCCGGCGTTCTGAACGGCACGTCGAATTTCGTCATCGACCAGGTGGAAGCCGGAAAAACCTTCGACGCCGCTATGGATGAGGCGCGTCGTCTGGGCTTTGCCGAGCCCGATTCGACCGCCGATCTCGATGGCACCGATGTCGGGGCGAAACTGAAACTCCTGCGCGAAATCGCCTTTCCGGGCGAAACGCCCACCCATATCGAGGTGGGGGCCATCACTGAGGAGTCGCTGGTCATCCCGGCGGGCAAGGGCCTGCGCTATGTGGCGCGCTGCAACCGTACCGACAAAGGGCTGGAAGCTTCGATGAAGCTGGAAGTGCTGGACGCCGATCACTATCTGGTCGGCGCGCGCGGCGAGCAGAACCGGGCGATCATCGAACTCGAAAACGGCGAAACCTGGTATGTCACCGGCAAGGGGGCGGGCGCATGGCCGACCACCGAAGCCCTGCTGGCCGACGTGTTGCAGATTGCCCGCGAGCAGCCGCTTAAACCGTGA
- a CDS encoding TetR/AcrR family transcriptional regulator — MEAQAPRRKPTQTRDHLVAAAFAEIYHNGFQGSDLNGILHRAGVTRGALYHHFGSKEGLGHAVIEQAISGITTEKWLAPLDDIDDPIDALIGIIGETRLDAEAVSGGCPLNNLAQEMSPLDEGFRLRLAQIFAGWIGGVADALHLGQINGKVRRDIDAHDTATFFIATYEGYISLAKNAQSPDLLASGIRQLRTWLESLRP; from the coding sequence ATGGAAGCTCAAGCCCCCCGTCGCAAGCCCACCCAAACCCGCGATCATCTGGTGGCGGCGGCCTTTGCCGAAATCTATCACAATGGGTTTCAGGGCAGCGACCTCAACGGCATCCTGCACCGCGCGGGCGTCACCAGGGGCGCGCTCTACCATCATTTCGGCAGCAAGGAAGGGCTGGGCCACGCGGTCATCGAACAGGCCATTTCCGGCATCACCACCGAGAAATGGCTGGCCCCGCTCGACGACATCGACGATCCGATCGACGCCCTGATCGGCATTATCGGTGAGACGCGCCTCGACGCCGAGGCCGTATCCGGGGGCTGCCCGCTCAACAATCTGGCGCAGGAAATGTCGCCGCTCGACGAAGGCTTTCGTCTGAGGCTGGCCCAGATCTTTGCTGGCTGGATCGGCGGGGTGGCCGACGCCCTGCATCTGGGCCAGATCAATGGCAAGGTGCGCCGCGACATTGATGCGCACGACACCGCCACCTTTTTCATCGCCACCTATGAAGGCTATATTTCGCTGGCCAAGAACGCCCAGAGCCCCGATCTTCTGGCTTCGGGCATCCGCCAGCTTCGCACCTGGCTGGAGAGTTTAAGACCATGA